Proteins encoded together in one Urocitellus parryii isolate mUroPar1 chromosome 3, mUroPar1.hap1, whole genome shotgun sequence window:
- the Cherp gene encoding calcium homeostasis endoplasmic reticulum protein isoform X1, giving the protein MEMPLPPDDQELRNVIDKLAQFVARNGPEFEKMTMEKQKDNPKFSFLFGGEFYSYYKCKLALEQQQLICKQQAPELEPTAALPPLPQPPLAPAAPIPPAQGAPSMDELIQQSQWNLQQQEQHLLALRQEQVTAAVAHAVEQQMQKLLEETQLDMNEFDNLLQPIIDTCTKDAISAGKNWMFSNAKSPPHCELMAGHLRNRITADGAHFELRLHLIYLINDVLHHWALTRGRSLPHSQRKQARELLAALQKVVVPIYCTSFLAVEEDKQQKIARLLQLWEKNGYFDDSIIQQLQSPALGLGQYQATLINEYSSVVQPVQLAFQQQIQTLKTQHEEFVNSLAQQQQQQQQQVQMPQMEAEVKATPPPPAPPPAPAPAPAIPPTTQPDDNKPPIQMPGSSEYDGTGGVQDPAAAGPRGPGPHDQIPPNKPPWFDQPHPVAPWGQQQPPEQPPYPHHQGGPPHCPPWNNSHEGMWGEQRGDPGWNGQRDAPWNSQPDPNWNSQFEGPWNSQHEQPPWGGGQREPPFRMQRPPHFRGPFPPHQQHPQFNQPPHPHNFNRFPPRFMQDDFPPRHPFERPPYPHRFDYPQGDFPAEMGPPHHHPGHRMPHPGINEHPPWAGPQHPDFGPPPHGFNGQPPHMRRQGPPHINHDDPSLVPNVPYFDLPAGLMAPLVKLEDHEYKPLDPKDIRLPPPMPPSERLLAAVEAFYSPPSHDRPRNSEGWEQNGLYEFFRAKMRARRRKGQEKRNSGPSRSRSRSKSRGRSSSRSNSRSSKSSGSYSRSRSRSCSRSYSRSRSRSRSRSRSSRSRSRSRSRSRSKSYSPGRRRRSRSRSPTPPSSAGLGSNSAPPIPDSRLGEENKGHQMLVKMGWSGSGGLGVKEQGIQDPIKGGDVRDKWDQYKGVGVALDDPYENYRRNKSYSFIARMKARDEFSTFGARKEEKED; this is encoded by the exons TCATCTGCAAACAGCAGGCCCCAGAACTGGAGCCCACCGCAGCTCTGCCACCCCTGCCACAGCCCCCACTGGCCCCTGCGGCACCTATTCCACCCGCTCAGGGCGCCCCATCCATGGATGAGCTCATCCAACAGAGCCAGTGGAAcctgcagcagcaggagcagcaccTGCTGGCCCTCAGACAG GAGCAGGTGACAGCAGCTGTGGCCCACGCAGTGGAGCAGCAGATGCAGAAGCTCTTAGAAGAGACCCAACTAGACATGAATGAGTTTGATAACCTTCTGCAGCCCATCATCGACACGTGCACCAAGGACGCCATCTCG GCTGGGAAGAACTGGATGTTCAGCAATGCCAAGTCCCCACCACACTGCGAGCTGATGGCAGGCCACCTCCGCAACCGCATCACAGCCGATGGGGCACACTTTGAACTGCGCCTGCACCTCATCTACCTGATCAACGACGTGCTGCATCACTG GGCCCTGACGCGCGGAAGGTCTCTCCCTCACAGCCAGCGCAAGCAGGCCCGGGAGCTGCTGGCCGCCCTGCAGAAGGTTGTAGTGCCCATTTACTGCACCAGCTTCCTGGCTGTGGAGGAAGACAAACAGCAGAAGATTGCCCGG CTCCTGCAGCTCTGGGAAAAAAATGGCTACTTTGATGACTCGATCATTCAGCAGTTACAGAGCCCAGCCCTGGGACTTGGCCAGTACCAG GCCACCCTCATCAACGAGTACTCCTCGGTGGTGCAGCCCGTGCAGCTGGCCTTCCAGCAGCAGATTCAGACCCTCAAGACGCAGCATGAGGAGTTTGTCAACAGCCTggcgcagcagcagcagcagcagcagcagcaggttcAAATGCCACAAATGGAAGCCGAAGTGAAGGCTACACCACCACCGCCAGCTCCTCCCCCGGCCCCAGCGCCTGCCCCAGCTATCCCGCCAACCACCCAGCCTG ATGACAACAAACCTCCCATCCAAATGCCGGGCTCTTCAGAGTACGATGGCACAGGAGGGGTCCAGGATCCTGCAGCTGCCGGCCCCCGGGGCCCCGGACCTCATGACCAGATTCCGCCGAACAAGCCCCCTTGGTTTGATCAGCCCCACCCTGTTGCTCCTTGGGGCCAACAGCAG CCTCCTGAGCAACCCCCCTACCCACACCACCAGGGTGGGCCACCCCACTGCCCACCCTGGAACAACAGCCACGAGGGCATGTGGGGTGAGCAGCGTGGGGACCCTGGTTGGAACGGCCAGCGTGACGCGCCTTGGAACAGTCAGCCCGACCCCAACTGGAACAGCCAATTCGAGGGTCCCTGGAACAGTCAGCATGAGCAGCCgccctggggtgggggccagCGCGAGCCACCCTTCCGCATGCAGCGGCCACCCCACTTCCGTGGGCCCTTCCCGCCCCACCAGCAGCACCCACAGTTCAACCAGCCACCACACCCCCACAACTTCAACCGCTTCCCACCCCGCTTCATGCAAGATGACTTCCCCCCACGCCATCCCTTTGAGCGGCCACCCTATCCTCACCGCTTCGACTACCCCCAGGGGGATTTCCCAGCCG AGATGGGACCCCCTCACCACCACCCTGGCCACCGCATGCCTCATCCTGGGATCAATGAGCACCCACCCTGGGCTGGGCCTCAGCACCCTGACTTTGGCCCTCCCCCCCATGGCTTTAATGGGCAGCCCCCCCACATGCGAAGACAGGGCCCTCCCCATATCAACCATGACGACCCCAGCCTGGTCCCCAATGTGCCCTACTTCGATCTCCCTGCTGGGTTGATGGCCCCCCTCGTGAAG CTGGAAGACCACGAGTACAAGCCTCTGGACCCTAAAGACATCCGCCTTCCGCCCCCCATGCCACCCAGCGAGAGGCTGCTGGCCGCCGTGGAGGCCTTTTACAGCCCTCCCTCCCACGACAGGCCCAGGAACAG CGAAGGCTGGGAGCAGAATGGCCTCTATGAATTCTTCCGAGCAAAAATGCGGGCGCGGCGGCGGAAAGGCCAGGAGAAGAGGAACAG TGGCCCCTCCAGGTCTCGGAGCAGATCCAAAAGCCGAGGGCGCTCTTCTTCACGCTCCAACTCGAGGTCCTCCAAGTCGTCAGGCTCCTACTCAAGGTCCAGGTCGCGCTCCTGCTCACGCTCCTACTCCCGCTCCAGATCCAG GAGCCGCAGCAGGTCTCGCTCCTCAAGAAGCCGCTCTCGGTCCAGGTCACGCTCCAGGTCCAAGTCATATTCCCCGGGAAGGAGGCGCCGGTCAAGATCCAGGAGCCCCACCCCGCC TTCTTCGGCTGGTCTGGGTTCTAACTCAGCGCCTCCTATACCTGACTCGAGGCTCGGAGAAGAGAACAAAGGCCATCAGATGCTGGTGAAGATGG GCTGGAGTGGCTCTGGCGGCCTTGGTGTGAAAGAGCAGGGGATCCAGGACCCCATCAAGGGCGGGGACGTCCGGGATAAGTGGGACCAGTACAAGGGCGTGGGCGTGGCCCTGGACGACCCCTACGAGAACTACCGTCGGAATAAGAGCTACTCCTTCATCGCCCGCATGAAGGCCAGGGACGAGT TCTCCACGTTTGGGGCAcgcaaggaagagaaggaagactaA
- the Cherp gene encoding calcium homeostasis endoplasmic reticulum protein isoform X2 yields MEMPLPPDDQELRNVIDKLAQFVARNGPEFEKMTMEKQKDNPKFSFLFGGEFYSYYKCKLALEQQQLICKQQAPELEPTAALPPLPQPPLAPAAPIPPAQGAPSMDELIQQSQWNLQQQEQHLLALRQEQVTAAVAHAVEQQMQKLLEETQLDMNEFDNLLQPIIDTCTKDAISAGKNWMFSNAKSPPHCELMAGHLRNRITADGAHFELRLHLIYLINDVLHHCQRKQARELLAALQKVVVPIYCTSFLAVEEDKQQKIARLLQLWEKNGYFDDSIIQQLQSPALGLGQYQATLINEYSSVVQPVQLAFQQQIQTLKTQHEEFVNSLAQQQQQQQQQVQMPQMEAEVKATPPPPAPPPAPAPAPAIPPTTQPDDNKPPIQMPGSSEYDGTGGVQDPAAAGPRGPGPHDQIPPNKPPWFDQPHPVAPWGQQQPPEQPPYPHHQGGPPHCPPWNNSHEGMWGEQRGDPGWNGQRDAPWNSQPDPNWNSQFEGPWNSQHEQPPWGGGQREPPFRMQRPPHFRGPFPPHQQHPQFNQPPHPHNFNRFPPRFMQDDFPPRHPFERPPYPHRFDYPQGDFPAEMGPPHHHPGHRMPHPGINEHPPWAGPQHPDFGPPPHGFNGQPPHMRRQGPPHINHDDPSLVPNVPYFDLPAGLMAPLVKLEDHEYKPLDPKDIRLPPPMPPSERLLAAVEAFYSPPSHDRPRNSEGWEQNGLYEFFRAKMRARRRKGQEKRNSGPSRSRSRSKSRGRSSSRSNSRSSKSSGSYSRSRSRSCSRSYSRSRSRSRSRSRSSRSRSRSRSRSRSKSYSPGRRRRSRSRSPTPPSSAGLGSNSAPPIPDSRLGEENKGHQMLVKMGWSGSGGLGVKEQGIQDPIKGGDVRDKWDQYKGVGVALDDPYENYRRNKSYSFIARMKARDEFSTFGARKEEKED; encoded by the exons TCATCTGCAAACAGCAGGCCCCAGAACTGGAGCCCACCGCAGCTCTGCCACCCCTGCCACAGCCCCCACTGGCCCCTGCGGCACCTATTCCACCCGCTCAGGGCGCCCCATCCATGGATGAGCTCATCCAACAGAGCCAGTGGAAcctgcagcagcaggagcagcaccTGCTGGCCCTCAGACAG GAGCAGGTGACAGCAGCTGTGGCCCACGCAGTGGAGCAGCAGATGCAGAAGCTCTTAGAAGAGACCCAACTAGACATGAATGAGTTTGATAACCTTCTGCAGCCCATCATCGACACGTGCACCAAGGACGCCATCTCG GCTGGGAAGAACTGGATGTTCAGCAATGCCAAGTCCCCACCACACTGCGAGCTGATGGCAGGCCACCTCCGCAACCGCATCACAGCCGATGGGGCACACTTTGAACTGCGCCTGCACCTCATCTACCTGATCAACGACGTGCTGCATCACTG CCAGCGCAAGCAGGCCCGGGAGCTGCTGGCCGCCCTGCAGAAGGTTGTAGTGCCCATTTACTGCACCAGCTTCCTGGCTGTGGAGGAAGACAAACAGCAGAAGATTGCCCGG CTCCTGCAGCTCTGGGAAAAAAATGGCTACTTTGATGACTCGATCATTCAGCAGTTACAGAGCCCAGCCCTGGGACTTGGCCAGTACCAG GCCACCCTCATCAACGAGTACTCCTCGGTGGTGCAGCCCGTGCAGCTGGCCTTCCAGCAGCAGATTCAGACCCTCAAGACGCAGCATGAGGAGTTTGTCAACAGCCTggcgcagcagcagcagcagcagcagcagcaggttcAAATGCCACAAATGGAAGCCGAAGTGAAGGCTACACCACCACCGCCAGCTCCTCCCCCGGCCCCAGCGCCTGCCCCAGCTATCCCGCCAACCACCCAGCCTG ATGACAACAAACCTCCCATCCAAATGCCGGGCTCTTCAGAGTACGATGGCACAGGAGGGGTCCAGGATCCTGCAGCTGCCGGCCCCCGGGGCCCCGGACCTCATGACCAGATTCCGCCGAACAAGCCCCCTTGGTTTGATCAGCCCCACCCTGTTGCTCCTTGGGGCCAACAGCAG CCTCCTGAGCAACCCCCCTACCCACACCACCAGGGTGGGCCACCCCACTGCCCACCCTGGAACAACAGCCACGAGGGCATGTGGGGTGAGCAGCGTGGGGACCCTGGTTGGAACGGCCAGCGTGACGCGCCTTGGAACAGTCAGCCCGACCCCAACTGGAACAGCCAATTCGAGGGTCCCTGGAACAGTCAGCATGAGCAGCCgccctggggtgggggccagCGCGAGCCACCCTTCCGCATGCAGCGGCCACCCCACTTCCGTGGGCCCTTCCCGCCCCACCAGCAGCACCCACAGTTCAACCAGCCACCACACCCCCACAACTTCAACCGCTTCCCACCCCGCTTCATGCAAGATGACTTCCCCCCACGCCATCCCTTTGAGCGGCCACCCTATCCTCACCGCTTCGACTACCCCCAGGGGGATTTCCCAGCCG AGATGGGACCCCCTCACCACCACCCTGGCCACCGCATGCCTCATCCTGGGATCAATGAGCACCCACCCTGGGCTGGGCCTCAGCACCCTGACTTTGGCCCTCCCCCCCATGGCTTTAATGGGCAGCCCCCCCACATGCGAAGACAGGGCCCTCCCCATATCAACCATGACGACCCCAGCCTGGTCCCCAATGTGCCCTACTTCGATCTCCCTGCTGGGTTGATGGCCCCCCTCGTGAAG CTGGAAGACCACGAGTACAAGCCTCTGGACCCTAAAGACATCCGCCTTCCGCCCCCCATGCCACCCAGCGAGAGGCTGCTGGCCGCCGTGGAGGCCTTTTACAGCCCTCCCTCCCACGACAGGCCCAGGAACAG CGAAGGCTGGGAGCAGAATGGCCTCTATGAATTCTTCCGAGCAAAAATGCGGGCGCGGCGGCGGAAAGGCCAGGAGAAGAGGAACAG TGGCCCCTCCAGGTCTCGGAGCAGATCCAAAAGCCGAGGGCGCTCTTCTTCACGCTCCAACTCGAGGTCCTCCAAGTCGTCAGGCTCCTACTCAAGGTCCAGGTCGCGCTCCTGCTCACGCTCCTACTCCCGCTCCAGATCCAG GAGCCGCAGCAGGTCTCGCTCCTCAAGAAGCCGCTCTCGGTCCAGGTCACGCTCCAGGTCCAAGTCATATTCCCCGGGAAGGAGGCGCCGGTCAAGATCCAGGAGCCCCACCCCGCC TTCTTCGGCTGGTCTGGGTTCTAACTCAGCGCCTCCTATACCTGACTCGAGGCTCGGAGAAGAGAACAAAGGCCATCAGATGCTGGTGAAGATGG GCTGGAGTGGCTCTGGCGGCCTTGGTGTGAAAGAGCAGGGGATCCAGGACCCCATCAAGGGCGGGGACGTCCGGGATAAGTGGGACCAGTACAAGGGCGTGGGCGTGGCCCTGGACGACCCCTACGAGAACTACCGTCGGAATAAGAGCTACTCCTTCATCGCCCGCATGAAGGCCAGGGACGAGT TCTCCACGTTTGGGGCAcgcaaggaagagaaggaagactaA